A stretch of the Halomonas sp. BDJS001 genome encodes the following:
- a CDS encoding antibiotic biosynthesis monooxygenase family protein has product MPLIADTPAPPYYAVIFTSLRTEVDDGYDEMAAKMVELAAQQPGFLGVESARNEVGVTVSYWADLASIKAWKAHAEHQEAQRLGHQQWYQHFKTRIAKVERDYAI; this is encoded by the coding sequence ATGCCGCTGATTGCCGACACCCCCGCCCCCCCTTACTACGCGGTTATTTTTACCTCTCTTCGCACAGAGGTCGATGATGGCTATGACGAGATGGCGGCAAAAATGGTTGAGCTTGCAGCCCAGCAGCCGGGTTTTTTGGGCGTGGAGTCCGCCAGGAATGAAGTGGGGGTGACGGTTTCCTACTGGGCAGATTTGGCATCTATTAAAGCCTGGAAAGCCCATGCTGAGCATCAAGAGGCGCAGCGGTTGGGTCACCAACAGTGGTACCAGCACTTCAAAACGCGTATTGCCAAGGTCGAGCGGGATTACGCTATTTAA
- a CDS encoding ATP-binding cassette domain-containing protein, translating into MSSSVSITLNQCSRTFADGTTALQPLDLQVNAGETLVLLGPSGCGKTTTLRIISGLESPDKGGQVLFGERDVTALPIEKRDVGMVFQNYALFPNMSVADNIAYGLKIQRLPRAEISQRLDEVMHMVDLQGFGERRIDALSGGQKQRVALARAIAVRPKVLLFDEPLAALDAKLRDRLRIEIGQLLRELGTTAVYVTHDQDEAMALGDRIAVMQAGRIAQLGTPQEIYHQPANAFVADFIGAVNCLDIIGSQKEGRLLVHGGELSASHLQGVPTVYCRPEDIQVVPLDQADVTGTVVQSIFLGQSQRLMVDTGGASPLQIEAPSRQRCQTVPPLVCPSLLTCFFIQISPLPLLMPRRWPMADQGLNIQKDPHAQQCLIAQISDPHIKAGGKLSYRQVDTASALRKAISKLNQLAPRPDLVLISGDLVDFGHPDEYATFKQLLADLTLPVYLIPGNHDDRQHLRHAFPEHRYLFQHRDYLQWVVDDYPVRLIGLDSSVPDKPHGKLSDESLEWLDTTLTEQPDKPTLVMVHHHPFVSGIDHMDRQPLKRPEALADVIGKHPQIERVLCGHLHRSIQARFANTLVISCPGVSHQVSLDLTPDGPAHFQLEPPGYLLHQWSAANGMVTHQGFIDPYSGPFPFYDANGLID; encoded by the coding sequence ATGAGTTCATCTGTCAGCATTACCCTAAACCAGTGCAGCCGCACCTTTGCGGATGGCACTACCGCGCTACAGCCGCTTGATTTACAGGTTAACGCGGGCGAAACCCTTGTACTGCTGGGCCCTTCCGGCTGCGGTAAAACCACCACCCTGCGCATTATTAGCGGTCTGGAAAGCCCCGACAAAGGCGGGCAGGTGCTGTTTGGCGAGCGTGATGTCACCGCTCTGCCGATTGAGAAGCGCGACGTGGGCATGGTGTTTCAAAACTACGCGCTATTTCCCAATATGAGCGTTGCTGACAACATTGCCTACGGGCTAAAAATACAGCGTTTGCCACGAGCTGAGATTTCCCAAAGGCTTGACGAAGTGATGCATATGGTCGACTTGCAGGGCTTTGGTGAGCGGAGAATCGACGCTCTCTCCGGCGGCCAAAAACAGCGCGTGGCGCTTGCCCGGGCGATTGCTGTTCGCCCCAAGGTACTGCTGTTTGATGAGCCGTTGGCAGCTCTAGACGCGAAACTGCGCGACCGCTTACGCATCGAGATTGGCCAGCTTCTACGGGAGCTAGGCACCACGGCGGTCTACGTCACCCACGACCAGGACGAGGCCATGGCCCTGGGTGACCGCATCGCGGTGATGCAAGCCGGGCGCATTGCCCAGTTAGGCACGCCTCAAGAGATTTATCACCAGCCCGCCAATGCCTTTGTGGCCGATTTTATTGGCGCGGTTAACTGCCTGGACATTATCGGCAGCCAAAAAGAGGGAAGATTGTTGGTACATGGCGGTGAGCTCTCTGCCTCTCACTTGCAGGGCGTACCCACGGTCTACTGCCGACCAGAAGATATTCAGGTAGTGCCACTTGACCAAGCCGATGTAACAGGCACGGTAGTGCAAAGCATTTTCCTGGGTCAGAGCCAACGCCTGATGGTGGATACGGGCGGCGCTTCGCCACTCCAGATTGAGGCACCCTCTCGCCAGCGCTGCCAAACGGTACCGCCATTGGTTTGTCCCTCCCTTCTAACGTGCTTTTTCATCCAGATAAGCCCACTGCCCCTGTTAATGCCAAGGAGATGGCCAATGGCTGATCAAGGTTTGAATATTCAGAAAGATCCTCATGCCCAGCAATGCCTTATCGCCCAGATTAGCGATCCGCATATCAAGGCGGGCGGCAAGCTCTCCTACCGCCAAGTGGATACCGCTAGTGCTTTACGCAAAGCGATCAGCAAGCTCAACCAGCTAGCACCGCGGCCCGACCTGGTGCTGATTAGCGGTGACTTGGTTGATTTTGGCCACCCCGACGAGTACGCCACCTTTAAGCAACTCCTGGCCGACCTGACGCTTCCGGTGTACTTGATCCCTGGCAATCACGACGACCGCCAACATCTGCGTCATGCATTCCCGGAGCATCGCTACCTGTTTCAGCACCGCGACTACCTGCAGTGGGTCGTGGATGACTACCCGGTACGCCTCATAGGTCTCGACTCATCGGTGCCGGACAAACCTCATGGGAAGCTAAGCGATGAGAGCCTGGAGTGGTTGGATACAACGCTGACGGAGCAGCCCGATAAACCGACGCTGGTCATGGTGCATCACCACCCGTTCGTGAGTGGTATCGACCATATGGATCGCCAGCCGCTGAAGCGACCAGAGGCGCTCGCCGACGTCATTGGCAAGCACCCCCAGATCGAGCGGGTGCTCTGCGGGCATCTGCACCGCTCGATTCAGGCGCGCTTTGCCAACACTCTGGTGATAAGCTGCCCCGGGGTTTCCCACCAGGTCAGCCTGGATCTCACTCCAGACGGCCCCGCCCACTTTCAGCTAGAGCCACCCGGTTACCTGCTACACCAGTGGTCGGCGGCTAATGGCATGGTGACTCACCAAGGGTTTATCGACCCCTACTCCGGCCCGTTCCCGTTTTATGATGCCAATGGGCTAATTGATTAA
- a CDS encoding YqaA family protein: MALTSKRTIQWFERINGSKNMLWLLGTLSFLETIILPIPIELVLIPLMAVNKQRIWAIATATTLGCLVASLIGYGVGMVLYQSVGTWFIEFMGMEQSYQAFQSFFDQYGFAAILAIGILPIPFQVAMITAGLSGYPILLFALAALIARGLRYFGLGWLVHRFGHDVLVLWKRHAVITSLVAGVAVLLVALGLQALAGLLV, from the coding sequence ATGGCCCTAACATCAAAGCGAACTATACAGTGGTTCGAGCGCATTAACGGCTCCAAGAACATGCTGTGGCTACTGGGAACCCTCTCTTTTCTTGAGACCATTATTCTGCCCATTCCCATCGAGCTGGTATTGATACCGCTAATGGCCGTTAACAAGCAGCGTATCTGGGCAATTGCTACGGCTACCACGCTGGGTTGCTTAGTGGCGTCACTCATCGGCTATGGCGTGGGTATGGTGCTTTACCAATCCGTTGGCACCTGGTTTATCGAATTTATGGGGATGGAGCAGAGCTATCAGGCGTTCCAGAGCTTCTTCGACCAGTACGGTTTTGCTGCGATTCTGGCCATAGGCATATTGCCTATCCCCTTTCAGGTGGCGATGATTACTGCCGGGCTGTCAGGCTACCCCATACTGCTTTTCGCCCTGGCGGCGCTCATCGCCCGAGGCTTACGCTATTTCGGCCTGGGTTGGTTGGTTCACCGCTTTGGTCATGACGTGCTGGTGTTATGGAAACGCCATGCAGTGATAACCAGTTTGGTAGCAGGGGTCGCTGTACTGTTGGTAGCACTGGGGCTGCAGGCACTGGCAGGGCTGTTAGTGTAA
- a CDS encoding ABC transporter permease, with protein sequence MKSRLRFVLQLSFTLLVCLFMIVPVAMSVMAGLTENYFVGLESGLTLRWVDEVWQLYADTIWLSIKLALACLLITTLIGVPAAYGLLRSRRRWANAIEELLLLPVAVPGLATALALLLAYGSYREFRGSWLFILVGHVLFTLPFMVRAVLSVMQTAKLPQLEEAAASLGASFHQRFFGVVVPNCMSGILAGALMVVTLSIGEFNITWMLHTPLTKTLPVGLADSYASMRLEVGSAYTLIFLAMVVPLLVAIQWAGHLTGQRR encoded by the coding sequence ATGAAATCGCGCCTACGCTTTGTTCTGCAACTCAGCTTCACCCTGCTGGTGTGCTTATTTATGATAGTGCCCGTCGCCATGTCGGTGATGGCGGGGCTCACAGAGAACTACTTTGTGGGTCTTGAAAGCGGTCTGACCCTGCGCTGGGTGGATGAGGTGTGGCAGCTCTACGCCGATACCATTTGGCTCTCCATTAAACTAGCGCTCGCCTGTTTATTGATCACGACCCTGATTGGCGTACCCGCCGCCTATGGCCTGCTGCGCAGCCGTCGCCGCTGGGCCAACGCCATTGAAGAACTCCTGCTGCTGCCGGTTGCCGTGCCTGGGCTGGCCACCGCCCTTGCCCTACTGCTCGCCTACGGTAGCTACCGTGAATTTCGCGGCAGTTGGCTATTTATTCTTGTCGGACACGTGCTGTTTACGCTGCCCTTTATGGTGCGCGCGGTACTCTCCGTGATGCAAACCGCCAAGCTTCCCCAGCTAGAAGAGGCCGCCGCCAGCCTGGGCGCCAGCTTCCACCAGCGCTTTTTCGGCGTAGTCGTTCCCAACTGCATGAGCGGCATTCTAGCGGGCGCGCTGATGGTGGTTACCTTATCCATCGGCGAATTCAACATCACCTGGATGCTGCATACCCCATTGACCAAAACGCTGCCCGTCGGCTTAGCCGACAGCTACGCCTCGATGCGCCTTGAAGTGGGCTCGGCATACACGCTGATATTTCTGGCGATGGTGGTGCCCTTGCTGGTGGCGATTCAGTGGGCAGGCCACCTCACCGGGCAACGTCGATAA
- a CDS encoding slipin family protein has product MIISYLVPVVLVVMLIAASIRILPEYKRGVVFFLGRYQTVKGPGLVIVIPAIQKMEVVDLRVITMDVPEQDVISQDNVTVKVNAVLYFRVVDPEKAIIQVENFTQATSQLAQTTLRSVLGKHDLDEMLSERDKLNDDIQEIIDTQTEAWGIKVANVEIKHVDLDESMIRAIARQAEAERERRAKVIHAEGELQASKKLVEAANVMQENSAALQLRYLQTMSDMSNKNASTIVFPLPMDIMEAFRDMKTKHVSPVQNADKPDE; this is encoded by the coding sequence ATGATTATTTCGTACTTAGTACCTGTCGTGCTGGTGGTGATGTTGATCGCTGCCTCTATCCGCATACTGCCAGAATATAAACGCGGCGTAGTGTTCTTTCTTGGTCGTTACCAGACAGTGAAAGGGCCTGGGCTAGTCATTGTGATTCCCGCCATTCAAAAGATGGAGGTGGTGGATCTACGCGTGATCACCATGGATGTACCGGAACAGGACGTGATCTCTCAGGATAACGTCACCGTTAAAGTTAATGCGGTGCTTTATTTCCGCGTCGTCGATCCAGAAAAGGCGATCATTCAAGTCGAGAATTTTACCCAGGCGACTAGTCAACTGGCCCAGACCACTTTGCGTTCTGTGCTGGGTAAGCATGATTTGGATGAGATGCTTTCCGAGCGGGATAAGCTCAACGACGATATTCAGGAAATTATCGATACTCAAACCGAAGCGTGGGGTATCAAGGTCGCCAATGTTGAAATCAAGCATGTAGACTTGGATGAGAGCATGATCCGCGCCATTGCCCGCCAGGCCGAAGCGGAGCGTGAGCGTCGCGCCAAGGTGATTCACGCAGAAGGGGAGCTTCAGGCTTCCAAAAAGCTGGTTGAGGCCGCGAACGTAATGCAGGAAAACTCGGCTGCACTCCAGCTTCGCTATCTACAAACCATGAGTGATATGAGCAACAAAAACGCTTCGACGATTGTTTTCCCATTGCCGATGGACATCATGGAGGCCTTTAGGGATATGAAGACTAAGCATGTCTCGCCGGTACAAAACGCCGATAAACCTGACGAGTGA
- a CDS encoding glutaminase produces MQDLINDIATAMANAEQRGKVADYIPELGHVDPQQFAISLATVDGKVYSAGCATTPFSIQSISKVFTLTIALGQVGDSLWSKVGREPSGDPFNSIVQLEHESGKPRNPFINAGAIAVVDAIMMGHEPKETLGEILSFVRYIADDDSIYFDHAVAASEMAHRDRNASLAHFMKAFGHLRHDVDKVLGTYFHQCAIAMSCEQLAHAGLFLASDGINKPSGIRVVAPQRARRINSLMMMCGHYDASGEFAFRVGLPGKSGVGGGILAIAPGHGAIAVWSPGLDAYGNSLLGTQALEMFVQRTGWSVFGH; encoded by the coding sequence ATGCAAGACTTGATCAATGACATTGCAACAGCCATGGCGAATGCTGAACAGCGTGGCAAGGTCGCCGACTATATCCCCGAGCTTGGACACGTTGACCCGCAGCAGTTTGCCATTTCGCTGGCCACCGTGGATGGCAAAGTGTACTCGGCAGGCTGTGCCACCACCCCCTTCTCCATCCAGAGTATCTCCAAAGTATTTACCCTGACCATTGCGCTGGGGCAAGTGGGTGATTCGCTGTGGTCGAAAGTGGGCCGCGAACCCTCGGGTGATCCGTTCAACTCTATCGTTCAGTTAGAGCATGAAAGCGGCAAGCCGCGTAACCCGTTCATTAATGCCGGGGCCATTGCGGTGGTCGATGCGATCATGATGGGCCATGAGCCCAAAGAGACACTGGGCGAGATTCTTAGCTTTGTGCGCTATATCGCCGATGATGACAGCATTTACTTCGACCACGCGGTGGCTGCCTCAGAGATGGCCCACCGCGACCGCAACGCTTCACTGGCACACTTTATGAAAGCCTTTGGGCATCTACGCCACGATGTCGATAAAGTGCTGGGCACCTACTTCCACCAGTGCGCCATTGCCATGAGCTGCGAGCAACTTGCCCATGCAGGACTGTTTTTGGCTTCCGATGGTATCAACAAACCCAGCGGGATTCGTGTGGTAGCGCCCCAGCGAGCCCGCCGGATCAACTCATTAATGATGATGTGCGGGCACTACGATGCCTCGGGGGAGTTCGCCTTCCGGGTCGGACTGCCCGGCAAAAGCGGTGTGGGTGGTGGTATTCTGGCGATTGCGCCAGGCCATGGCGCTATTGCCGTTTGGTCGCCGGGGTTGGACGCCTACGGCAATAGTTTACTGGGCACCCAGGCGCTTGAAATGTTTGTGCAGCGCACCGGCTGGTCGGTGTTTGGGCATTAA
- a CDS encoding LysE family translocator: MSATLLLPTLLPMSAFALAASISPGPVNIVCLSSGTHYPIARGLIFVTGATLGFVALFLAIGVGLYSLLRVAPLLEAFLRWAGIVFLLYLSYQLFQHDGRVQERGADNAPGFWTGAMMQWLNPKAWLASAAGIGAYTSGNEPYLLWLFAALYLPICWLSLSTWVVAGAFLKRYVHRPIILLTINRALAICLAASAIVLLIE; this comes from the coding sequence ATGAGCGCTACCCTACTGCTACCAACACTTCTGCCCATGTCTGCATTTGCTCTGGCCGCGTCCATTTCGCCGGGGCCGGTCAACATCGTTTGCTTGAGTAGCGGCACGCATTACCCCATCGCTAGAGGGCTTATTTTTGTCACCGGCGCCACGCTGGGGTTTGTTGCACTGTTTTTAGCCATCGGCGTTGGGCTTTACTCACTGCTGAGGGTAGCGCCGCTGTTGGAAGCGTTTTTACGCTGGGCAGGCATTGTTTTTTTACTCTACCTTAGCTATCAACTGTTTCAGCACGACGGTCGGGTGCAGGAACGAGGTGCCGATAACGCACCGGGATTTTGGACAGGCGCTATGATGCAGTGGCTTAACCCCAAAGCATGGCTGGCGTCTGCCGCTGGCATTGGGGCTTACACCAGCGGTAATGAGCCTTACCTGCTATGGCTATTCGCCGCCCTCTATCTACCTATTTGCTGGCTATCGCTCTCCACTTGGGTGGTGGCAGGCGCTTTTCTCAAACGCTATGTTCATCGTCCTATCATCTTACTAACGATTAACCGCGCACTCGCTATCTGCTTGGCAGCTAGCGCTATTGTCTTACTGATTGAGTAG
- a CDS encoding AraC family transcriptional regulator has product MSTISSPIFWRDARMPYVELRKISDARQVCYAPHSHTHWSLGAVTAGQSTFCYRDATHQISAGDIVMMNPHWVHACNPIANQPWAYLMLYVDTEWLSELRYQLGLLNAPDWQDIATAVITQPALYAGYCDMAACLLDEHREISDKQTALVEYLSSMLQVLAQESPAALPPAPGALEQVAAYLRANCSADISLERLCQQSGYSAGHLIRAFKQHFGLTPHAYLINQRIQMGQKALKQGQPIVEAALNAGFNDQPHFQRTFKRLVAATPNQYRYPLLNQ; this is encoded by the coding sequence ATGAGTACAATTTCGTCACCTATCTTCTGGCGGGATGCGCGTATGCCCTATGTGGAGCTGCGCAAGATTAGCGACGCGCGACAAGTTTGCTATGCGCCGCACAGCCATACTCATTGGTCGCTGGGGGCCGTTACCGCAGGTCAAAGCACGTTTTGTTATCGTGATGCGACGCATCAGATTAGCGCGGGTGACATCGTGATGATGAACCCCCACTGGGTGCATGCCTGCAACCCCATCGCAAACCAGCCCTGGGCGTATTTGATGCTCTACGTCGATACCGAGTGGCTGAGTGAGCTGCGCTATCAATTGGGCCTACTCAATGCCCCTGACTGGCAAGATATCGCTACCGCGGTCATTACCCAGCCAGCGCTTTATGCCGGGTACTGCGATATGGCCGCTTGTTTGCTCGATGAACACCGCGAGATTAGCGATAAGCAAACGGCGTTAGTCGAGTACTTGTCTTCCATGCTGCAAGTGCTTGCTCAAGAATCCCCCGCGGCATTGCCCCCAGCGCCCGGTGCGCTAGAACAGGTCGCGGCCTATTTGCGTGCCAACTGTAGCGCTGATATATCGCTAGAACGCCTATGCCAGCAGTCCGGCTATAGCGCTGGGCATTTGATTCGCGCCTTCAAACAGCACTTTGGACTAACGCCCCATGCTTACCTGATTAATCAGCGAATTCAGATGGGGCAGAAAGCGTTAAAACAAGGGCAACCTATTGTTGAGGCGGCTTTGAACGCGGGCTTTAATGACCAGCCGCACTTTCAAAGAACATTCAAACGGCTGGTAGCCGCGACACCCAACCAGTATCGTTATCCGCTACTCAATCAGTAA
- a CDS encoding ABC transporter permease: protein MTAASKQPSGAASYLRRPVTMVGPARRKRFIVMFTLLPALVIFCAFWLLPFSRLILMGAEADRSSGISAYLTILTHRQYLISLATTVGLSLVVSLVAVAIAGVAGFFLARQRFFGKAVLVAILTFPLAFPGVVVGFLVIMLGGRQGALAQTSLWLFGERWMFAYSLAGLFIGYLYFSIPRVITTVMAACDNLDRSLEEAARSLGANTWQVTKDVIVPGIAPALLSTGAICFATSMGAFGTAFTLGTRLSILPLNIYGEFTNYANFAMAAALSVVLGVITWMALSLARRLAGGNLGASV from the coding sequence ATGACAGCGGCATCCAAGCAGCCCTCCGGGGCTGCTTCTTATCTACGTCGACCAGTGACGATGGTAGGCCCAGCTCGGCGTAAACGCTTTATCGTAATGTTTACCTTACTGCCTGCCCTGGTGATTTTCTGCGCCTTTTGGTTACTGCCTTTTTCACGGCTAATATTGATGGGCGCAGAAGCTGACCGAAGCAGCGGCATTAGCGCGTATTTAACCATTCTCACCCATCGGCAGTACTTAATCAGTCTAGCAACCACCGTTGGTCTCTCGCTGGTAGTGTCACTGGTAGCGGTGGCCATTGCCGGTGTTGCTGGCTTTTTTCTCGCCCGCCAGCGCTTTTTCGGAAAAGCGGTGCTGGTAGCCATCCTCACCTTTCCGCTGGCTTTTCCAGGCGTCGTGGTGGGCTTTCTGGTCATTATGCTGGGCGGCCGCCAGGGTGCCCTTGCGCAAACCAGCCTGTGGCTATTTGGCGAGCGCTGGATGTTCGCCTATTCACTGGCCGGACTCTTTATTGGCTACCTCTACTTCTCCATTCCTCGTGTGATCACCACGGTGATGGCTGCCTGCGACAACCTGGATAGAAGCCTTGAAGAGGCCGCTCGCTCGTTAGGCGCTAACACTTGGCAGGTCACCAAGGACGTTATCGTGCCCGGCATTGCACCCGCGCTGCTCTCAACCGGTGCCATCTGCTTTGCGACCAGCATGGGCGCCTTTGGAACGGCGTTTACCCTGGGCACGCGGCTAAGCATCCTGCCACTCAATATCTACGGCGAATTCACCAACTACGCTAACTTCGCCATGGCGGCTGCGCTTTCGGTGGTGCTGGGTGTGATCACCTGGATGGCGTTAAGCCTTGCCCGCAGGCTGGCAGGCGGCAACCTGGGAGCTTCGGTATGA
- a CDS encoding ABC transporter substrate-binding protein: MNLKRLYQAVLATAVISTSGSVLAQSSDNAICYNCPPEWADWGTQLRLIEQETGIRVPQDNKNSGQSLAQLVAEADSPVADVVYYGVTFGIQAMEEGVVTPYQPAHWEEIPEGLKDPEGNWFAIHSGTLGFMVNVDALDGAPVPTSWEDLLKPEYRGMVGYLDPASAFVGYVGAVAVNLAMGGDLNDFTPAIDYFNQLAENDPIVPKQTSYARVLSGEIPILLDYDFNAYRARHSDGANVEFVIPAEGSVVVPYVMSLVKDGPNPENGQQVLDFVLSDQGQAVWADAYLRPVRASAISPEAREVFLPDSEYARAEAVDYNAMAAAQRSFSERYLSEVR, translated from the coding sequence ATGAACCTTAAGCGTCTTTACCAAGCAGTATTGGCCACGGCAGTCATCAGCACATCGGGAAGTGTTTTGGCGCAATCAAGCGACAACGCGATCTGCTACAACTGCCCACCAGAGTGGGCTGACTGGGGCACTCAGCTGCGTTTGATTGAGCAGGAGACTGGCATTCGAGTGCCCCAAGACAACAAAAACTCCGGCCAGTCATTAGCCCAACTGGTCGCCGAAGCGGATAGCCCGGTGGCGGATGTCGTCTACTACGGGGTGACCTTCGGCATTCAGGCCATGGAAGAGGGTGTGGTAACGCCCTACCAGCCTGCCCACTGGGAGGAGATCCCCGAAGGCTTGAAAGATCCCGAAGGCAACTGGTTTGCCATTCACTCCGGCACGCTCGGTTTTATGGTTAACGTCGATGCCCTGGATGGCGCGCCGGTGCCCACTTCCTGGGAAGATCTGCTCAAGCCCGAGTATCGCGGCATGGTGGGCTACCTTGACCCCGCCAGCGCCTTTGTCGGTTACGTTGGTGCTGTGGCGGTCAACCTAGCCATGGGTGGCGATCTTAATGACTTCACCCCGGCGATCGACTACTTCAACCAGCTCGCCGAAAACGACCCGATTGTGCCCAAGCAAACCAGCTACGCTCGAGTACTTTCTGGTGAGATCCCGATTCTCCTCGATTACGACTTCAACGCTTACCGCGCACGCCATAGCGATGGTGCCAATGTAGAGTTTGTGATTCCCGCAGAGGGCAGCGTAGTAGTGCCTTATGTGATGAGCCTGGTAAAAGATGGCCCTAACCCCGAAAACGGTCAGCAAGTGCTTGATTTCGTGCTCTCTGATCAAGGCCAGGCGGTATGGGCAGATGCTTACCTGCGCCCCGTGCGCGCCAGCGCCATTTCCCCTGAAGCGCGCGAAGTCTTTCTGCCCGATAGCGAGTATGCCCGCGCCGAAGCCGTCGACTACAACGCCATGGCGGCTGCCCAGCGTAGCTTCTCTGAGCGGTATCTGTCGGAGGTTCGTTAA
- a CDS encoding DUF1206 domain-containing protein yields the protein MASRMKNPDHRDAITLYARMGYASRGIVYVLVGGLAALAAFGQGGQTEGSRGALERVLTAPFGNVLLGLIAVGLLGYAMWRTIQAVKDADHHGNGAKGLAIRAGLLASAITHTLLAFFAATLIFQYAGSSGGSGGGSQGVASWLMQQPFGRWLVGGVGLIMIGVGIAHAFKGYKAKFDKHFSMPTQTQQWAYPICRFGLVIRGVVFVIVGSFFIIAAYQIDPNEAGGMGEVFSTLRSQPYGQWLLAFVALGLFAFGLYSVLAAIYRRINPQM from the coding sequence ATGGCCAGTCGTATGAAAAACCCCGACCACCGTGATGCAATTACCCTTTATGCTCGCATGGGTTACGCTTCCCGCGGCATTGTGTATGTATTAGTGGGCGGCCTCGCGGCGCTGGCCGCGTTTGGACAAGGCGGCCAGACCGAAGGCAGCCGTGGCGCCTTAGAGCGCGTGCTCACGGCCCCCTTTGGTAACGTGTTGCTAGGCCTCATTGCCGTTGGCTTGTTGGGCTACGCTATGTGGCGAACTATCCAAGCAGTTAAAGACGCCGACCATCACGGCAACGGCGCCAAAGGTTTAGCGATTCGCGCAGGCTTATTAGCGAGCGCCATTACCCATACGCTATTGGCATTTTTTGCCGCTACGCTCATCTTCCAGTATGCCGGCTCTTCTGGTGGTTCAGGTGGCGGCTCGCAAGGAGTGGCTAGCTGGCTGATGCAGCAGCCTTTCGGGCGCTGGCTGGTAGGCGGGGTTGGCCTCATCATGATTGGCGTAGGCATCGCCCACGCATTTAAAGGTTATAAGGCCAAATTCGACAAACACTTCTCTATGCCGACACAGACGCAACAGTGGGCCTATCCTATCTGTCGTTTCGGCTTGGTGATTCGTGGCGTTGTGTTTGTGATCGTGGGCAGCTTTTTTATCATCGCCGCTTATCAAATCGACCCCAATGAAGCAGGTGGTATGGGTGAAGTGTTTAGCACCCTGCGAAGCCAGCCCTACGGTCAGTGGCTGCTTGCGTTTGTTGCTTTGGGGCTATTCGCATTCGGCCTTTACAGCGTGTTAGCGGCTATTTATCGGCGCATCAATCCCCAAATGTAA
- a CDS encoding substrate-binding domain-containing protein gives MADLLSVAKLAGVSRATAARAFSSPDLVRPATRERVFNAARQLAFRPNKIAQQLRSQATQMIGVMVPSLDNPVFAEQLQAMEVAAREAGYSLIVTTSKYSPSREGDIVEEMLRQRVDGLVLTVAEADNSAVLEKLRLESTPCLLVYNPPGSSGFPSVGVDNRAASADATRHLITLGHKRIGMVAGPLLQSDRAQQRFEGYCQAMDEAGLIPRSLIEMAHHTQADLTRLMSALQGADALTGVICTNDLLAISLMGALQRAGFRVPDDLSVMGFDGIALGKHLYPSLCTIEQPRAEIGRSAVHTLLAMIRGERCAPAPLPHALRKGESAGSPASR, from the coding sequence ATGGCAGATTTACTCAGCGTGGCCAAACTTGCTGGCGTCTCTCGGGCAACAGCGGCACGGGCTTTTTCAAGCCCCGACTTGGTACGCCCCGCTACCCGAGAACGCGTCTTTAACGCAGCCCGGCAGTTGGCGTTTAGGCCTAATAAAATCGCCCAACAGCTTCGCTCTCAAGCGACGCAAATGATTGGCGTGATGGTACCCAGCCTCGACAACCCGGTATTTGCCGAGCAGCTACAAGCCATGGAAGTGGCCGCTCGCGAGGCTGGATACTCACTGATCGTTACCACCAGCAAATACTCACCCAGCCGCGAGGGTGACATTGTCGAGGAGATGCTGCGCCAGCGCGTCGACGGCTTGGTGCTTACTGTCGCAGAGGCAGATAACAGCGCTGTGCTGGAAAAACTGCGCTTGGAAAGCACCCCCTGCTTGCTGGTCTACAATCCGCCTGGCAGCAGTGGCTTCCCCTCGGTGGGTGTCGATAACCGTGCCGCCAGCGCTGATGCCACCCGCCACTTAATCACCCTGGGCCATAAGCGAATCGGCATGGTCGCTGGCCCGCTGCTGCAGTCAGACCGCGCACAACAACGCTTTGAAGGCTACTGCCAGGCGATGGACGAAGCGGGGCTGATACCGCGCTCGCTGATAGAGATGGCCCACCATACCCAAGCCGATCTGACCCGCCTCATGTCGGCGTTACAAGGCGCTGATGCTCTCACGGGAGTGATCTGCACCAACGACCTGCTCGCCATCAGCCTGATGGGCGCACTTCAGCGCGCCGGATTTAGGGTGCCTGATGACCTTTCCGTCATGGGCTTCGATGGGATCGCCCTGGGCAAACACCTCTACCCATCTCTATGCACCATTGAGCAGCCTCGCGCCGAGATCGGGCGCAGTGCCGTGCACACCCTGTTAGCCATGATTCGGGGAGAGCGCTGCGCGCCCGCCCCCCTGCCCCACGCACTGCGTAAGGGCGAAAGTGCCGGATCCCCGGCATCCCGCTAG